The following are from one region of the Nicotiana tomentosiformis chromosome 7, ASM39032v3, whole genome shotgun sequence genome:
- the LOC138895949 gene encoding uncharacterized protein, with translation MPIGKFSKWQILLTEFDIVYITQKAIKGQALANHLAENPVDKDYEPLTTYFPDEDVLFAREDIAESYLGWRIATATATATATATTTATATATTTAIAIATATAPIVVAAAATTVATPATTAATTATATTTAATAPTATAAAATASATATPTAAATATVAATATAISTTTIAADAAAVVVAATITATTAATAIAATATATAPAPTATPTATTTSPPPPPTTTTTATATATTATTATIATASAIATATATATATPIATATATATATATTTPTATATVTPTATPTATATPTATPTATATPTPTATATATATTAAIATTAVATATATTATVAVVATATVADADAATATATATGAATTATAATAATTATAATAAITTTTAPTATAAAATASATATPTTAAATATVAATATAISTTTIAADVAAVVAAATVTATTAATAIAATATAPAPAPTATPTATTTPPPPTTTATATATTATTATIATASATATTTATATATPIATATATPTATATTIPTATPTATATVTPTATPTPTATPTATPTATATPTPTATATATATTAAIATTAVATATATTATVAVVATATVADADAATATATATGAATTATAATAATTATAATAATTTTTAPTATAAAATASATATPTAAAATATVAATATAISTTTIAADVAAVVAAATVTATTAATAIAATATATAPAPTATPTATTTPPPPTTTATATATTATTATIATASATATTTATATATPIATATATPTATATATTIPTATATVTPTATPTATATPTTTPTATPTATATPTPTATATATATTAAIATTAVATATATTATVAVVATAIVADADAATATATATGAATTATAATAATTATAATAATTTTTAPTATAAAATASATATPTAAAATATVAATATAISTTTIAADVAAVVAAATVTATTAATAIAATATATAPAPTATPTATTTPPPPTTTATATATTATTATIATASATATTTATATATPIATATATPTATATATTIPTATATVTPTATPTATATPTATPTATATPTPTATATTTATTAAIATTAVATATATTATVAVVATATVADADAATATATATAAATTATAATTATTATVATAATTTTTAAMPLLLLLLLLLPLPLLLLLLLLLLLCYYYYYYCYYCYYCCCYCSYCYCCYCCYCSYC, from the exons ATGCCTATAGGAAAATTTTCCAAATGGCAGATTCTTCTCAccgaatttgacattgtgtacataacacAAAAGGCCATCAAAGgacaggccttggctaaccaccTTGCAGAGAATCCAGTGGACAAGGATTATGAGCCGCTCACTACATACTTTCCGGACGAAGATGTGTTGTTCGCTAGAGAAGACATTGCAGAGTCATACCTAGgatggagaat tgctactgctactgctactgctactgctactgctacaactactgctactgctactgctactactactgctaTTGCtattgctactgctactgctcctattgttgttgctgctgctgcgACTACTGTTGCTACTCCTGCTACTACTgctgctactactgctactgctactactactgctGCTACTGCT CCTACTGCTACtgctgctgctgctactgctTCTGCTACTGCTACTCCTactgctgctgctactgctactgttgctgctactgctactgctatttccACTACTACTATTGCTGCTGAtgctgctgctgttgttgttgctgctactattactgctactactgctgctactgctattgctgctactgctactgctactgctccTGCTCCTACTGCTACTCCTACTGCTACTACtacttctcctcctcctcctcctactactactactactgctactgctactgctactactgctactactgctactatTGCTACTGCTTCTGCTATAGCTAcagctactgctactgctactgctactcctattgctactgctactgctactgctactgctactgctactactactcctactgctactgctactgttaCTCCTACTGCTActcctactgctactgctactcctACTGCTActcctactgctactgctactcctactcctactgctactgctactgctactgctactactgctGCTATTGCTACTACTGCTgttgctactgctactgctactactgctactgTTGCTGTTGTTGCTACTGCTACTGTGGCTGATGCTGatgctgctactgctactgctactgctactggtgctgctactactgctactgctgctactgctgctactactgctactgctgctactgctgctattactactactactgct CCTACTGCTACtgctgctgctgctactgctTCTGCTACTGCTACTCCTACTactgctgctgctactgctactgttgctgctactgctactgctatttccACTACTACTAttgctgctgatgttgctgctgttgttgctgctgctacTGTTACTGCAActactgctgctactgctattgctgctactgctactgctccTGCTCCTGCTCCTACTGCTACTCCTACTGCTACTACTACTCCTCCTCCTcctactactactgctactgctactgctactactgctactactgctactatTGCTACTGCTTCTGCTACAGCTAcaactactgctactgctactgctactcctattgctactgctactgctactcctactgctactgctactactatTCCTACTGCTActcctactgctactgctactgttaCTCCTACTGCTACTCCTACTCCTACTGCTACTCCTACTGCTActcctactgctactgctactcctactcctactgctactgctactgctactgctactactgctGCTATTGCTACTACTGCTgttgctactgctactgctactactgctactgTTGCTGTTGTTGCTACTGCTACTGTGGCTGATGCTGatgctgctactgctactgctactgctactggtgctgctactactgctactgctgctactgctgctactactgctactgctgctactgctgctactactactactactgct CCTACTGCTACtgctgctgctgctactgctTCTGCTACTGCTACTCCTACtgctgctgctgctactgctactgttgctgctactgctactgctatttccACTACTACTAttgctgctgatgttgctgctgttgttgctgctgctacTGTTACTGCAActactgctgctactgctattgctgctactgctactgctactgctccTGCTCCTACTGCTACTCCTACTGCTACTACTACTCCTCCTCCTcctactactactgctactgctactgctactactgctactactgctactatTGCTACTGCTTCTGCTACAGCTAcaactactgctactgctactgctactcctattgctactgctactgctactcctactgctactgctactgctactactattcctactgctactgctactgttaCTCCTACTGCTActcctactgctactgctactcctACTACTACTCCTACTGCTActcctactgctactgctactcctactcctactgctactgctactgctactgctactactgctGCTATTGCTACTACTGCTgttgctactgctactgctactactgctactgTTGCTGTTGTTGCTACTGCTATTGTGGCTGATGCTGatgctgctactgctactgctactgctactggtgctgctactactgctactgctgctactgctgctactactgctactgctgctactgctgctactactactactactgct CCTACTGCTACtgctgctgctgctactgctTCTGCTACTGCTACTCCTACtgctgctgctgctactgctactgttgctgctactgctactgctatttccACTACTACTAttgctgctgatgttgctgctgttgttgctgctgctacTGTTACTGCAActactgctgctactgctattgctgctactgctactgctactgctccTGCTCCTACTGCTACTCCTACTGCTACTACTACTCCTCCTCCTcctactactactgctactgctactgctactactgctactactgctactatTGCTACTGCTTCTGCTACAGCTAcaactactgctactgctactgctactcctattgctactgctactgctactcctactgctactgctactgctactactattcctactgctactgctactgttaCTCCTACTGCTActcctactgctactgctactcctACTGCTActcctactgctactgctactcctactcctactgctactgctactactactgctactactgctGCTATTGCTACTACTGCTgttgctactgctactgctactactgctactgTTGCTGTTGTTGCTACTGCTACTGTGGCTGATGCTGatgctgctactgctactgctactgctactgctgctgctactactgctactgctgctactactgctactactgctactgttgctactgctgctactactactactactgctgctatgccgctgctgctactgctactgctactgctgccGCTGccactactgctactgctactgctactgctgctACTCTGCTACTACTAttactactactgctactactgctactactgctGCTGCTACTGCTCCTACTGCTACTGCTGCTACTGCTGCTACTGCTCTTACTGCTAA